One Rhinoraja longicauda isolate Sanriku21f chromosome 21, sRhiLon1.1, whole genome shotgun sequence genomic region harbors:
- the nde1 gene encoding nuclear distribution protein nudE homolog 1 isoform X2 translates to MDDLERSHFNSVDEEISYWKELALKYQLCAQDTRDELIEFQEGSRELEAELEIQLEHAENRNRELLSDNNRLRMELELFQEKLEEHHSENYKRISFLQDGLTETTAVKVQLQNYIRELEQANDDLERAKRATIMSLEDFEQRMNQAIERNALLESELDEKENLLVSVQRLKDEARDLRQELAVQQKPESIRKPSVESEKTTLQQYNTASTGPSTPLLCKTPSSVFHTPSLITKDGYTGSPLTPSARISALNIVGDLLRKVGALESKLASCRNFVWDQSPNRGTLPSAQNGNHSIKDNNDNRMSNANLPQYDKGLAKRLEFGTIASKVCMQATVSPQGVVKILL, encoded by the exons ATGGATGATTTGGAAAGAAGTCATTTTAATTCGGTTGATGAAGAAATAAGTTATTGGAAAGAGCTTGCTCTGAAGTACCAACTTTG TGCACAGGATACTCGGGATGAACTAATTGAGTTCCAGGAAGGAAGTCGAGAACTAGAAGCAGAATTGGAAATTCAACTTGAGCATGCTGAAAATAGAAACCGCGAGCTGCTGTCAGACAACAATCGTCTCCGTATGGAGCTCGAGTTGTTTCAG GAAAAGCTAGAAGAACACCATTCGGAGAATTATAAACGCATTAGTTTTCTGCAAGATGGGCTCACTGAAACCACAGCAGTTAAAGTTCAACTGCAAAATTACATCAGAGAACTGGAACAAGCCAATGATGACTTGGAAAGGGCAAAAAG AGCGACTATTAtgtccctggaagactttgagcAGCGCATGAACCAGGCAATTGAGAGAAACGCCTTACTGGAGAGTGAACTTGATGAAAAAGAAAACCTCCTGGTTTCTGTACAAAGACTAAAAGATGAAGCAAGAG ATCTGAGACAAGAATTGGCAGTACAGCAAAAACCTGAATCGATCAGAAAGCCCTCTGTGGAGTCTGAAAAGACAACATTGCAACAATACAATACAGCAtccacaggtccttcaaccccaCTCCTCTGCAAAAcacccagcagtgtgttccacacACCTTCCTTAATTACAAAAG ATGGTTACACTGGCAGTCCTCTGACTCCATCAGCCAGGATATCTGCACTTAACATAGTGGGAGACTTGCTTAGGAAAGTTGGG GCTCTGGAGTCCAAACTTGCATCCTGTAGGAATTTCGTCTGGGATCAGTCTCCAAACCGTGGAACTTTGCCATCTGCTCAGAATGGAAACCACTCCATCAAAGACAACAATGATAACCGGATGTCAAATGCAAACCTACCCCAATATGACAAAGG GTTGGCCAAAAGACTGGAGTTTGGAACAATTGCCTCAAAGGTCTGTATGCAAGCAACTGTGTCACCCCAGGGAGTTGTCAAAATCTTACTCTGA
- the nde1 gene encoding nuclear distribution protein nudE homolog 1 isoform X1: MSGGCPGPAAYCGPELPGCDGLDLKSWEPVVGRPERDSGSKFEIVTMDDLERSHFNSVDEEISYWKELALKYQLCAQDTRDELIEFQEGSRELEAELEIQLEHAENRNRELLSDNNRLRMELELFQEKLEEHHSENYKRISFLQDGLTETTAVKVQLQNYIRELEQANDDLERAKRATIMSLEDFEQRMNQAIERNALLESELDEKENLLVSVQRLKDEARDLRQELAVQQKPESIRKPSVESEKTTLQQYNTASTGPSTPLLCKTPSSVFHTPSLITKDGYTGSPLTPSARISALNIVGDLLRKVGALESKLASCRNFVWDQSPNRGTLPSAQNGNHSIKDNNDNRMSNANLPQYDKGLAKRLEFGTIASKVCMQATVSPQGVVKILL; this comes from the exons GTAGCAAATTTGAAATAGTCACAATGGATGATTTGGAAAGAAGTCATTTTAATTCGGTTGATGAAGAAATAAGTTATTGGAAAGAGCTTGCTCTGAAGTACCAACTTTG TGCACAGGATACTCGGGATGAACTAATTGAGTTCCAGGAAGGAAGTCGAGAACTAGAAGCAGAATTGGAAATTCAACTTGAGCATGCTGAAAATAGAAACCGCGAGCTGCTGTCAGACAACAATCGTCTCCGTATGGAGCTCGAGTTGTTTCAG GAAAAGCTAGAAGAACACCATTCGGAGAATTATAAACGCATTAGTTTTCTGCAAGATGGGCTCACTGAAACCACAGCAGTTAAAGTTCAACTGCAAAATTACATCAGAGAACTGGAACAAGCCAATGATGACTTGGAAAGGGCAAAAAG AGCGACTATTAtgtccctggaagactttgagcAGCGCATGAACCAGGCAATTGAGAGAAACGCCTTACTGGAGAGTGAACTTGATGAAAAAGAAAACCTCCTGGTTTCTGTACAAAGACTAAAAGATGAAGCAAGAG ATCTGAGACAAGAATTGGCAGTACAGCAAAAACCTGAATCGATCAGAAAGCCCTCTGTGGAGTCTGAAAAGACAACATTGCAACAATACAATACAGCAtccacaggtccttcaaccccaCTCCTCTGCAAAAcacccagcagtgtgttccacacACCTTCCTTAATTACAAAAG ATGGTTACACTGGCAGTCCTCTGACTCCATCAGCCAGGATATCTGCACTTAACATAGTGGGAGACTTGCTTAGGAAAGTTGGG GCTCTGGAGTCCAAACTTGCATCCTGTAGGAATTTCGTCTGGGATCAGTCTCCAAACCGTGGAACTTTGCCATCTGCTCAGAATGGAAACCACTCCATCAAAGACAACAATGATAACCGGATGTCAAATGCAAACCTACCCCAATATGACAAAGG GTTGGCCAAAAGACTGGAGTTTGGAACAATTGCCTCAAAGGTCTGTATGCAAGCAACTGTGTCACCCCAGGGAGTTGTCAAAATCTTACTCTGA